A section of the Rhizobium sp. BG4 genome encodes:
- a CDS encoding chemotaxis protein CheW, protein MSTINSNSFSGDTLEIIAFRLHDQEFCVKTTTIREIRGWAPSTPIPHAPTDVIGVMNLRGSVIPIIDLAYKLGMKSTVANERSAIVVAEVHSMVIGMLVDRVSDILTISSSQVQPVPEVTASFDRAYCEGIIASENGMICFLNLAKMFKENEAEELAA, encoded by the coding sequence ATGAGCACCATTAATTCCAATAGTTTCAGTGGCGACACGCTCGAGATCATTGCCTTCCGGCTGCACGATCAGGAATTCTGCGTGAAGACGACGACCATCCGCGAAATCCGTGGCTGGGCCCCTTCGACGCCGATCCCGCATGCTCCGACCGATGTCATCGGCGTCATGAACCTGCGCGGCTCGGTCATCCCGATCATCGACCTCGCCTACAAGCTCGGCATGAAGAGCACCGTCGCCAACGAACGCAGCGCAATCGTCGTTGCTGAAGTTCACAGCATGGTCATCGGCATGCTGGTCGACCGCGTCTCCGACATCCTGACGATCTCGTCCAGCCAGGTCCAGCCGGTGCCGGAAGTGACCGCCTCCTTCGACCGCGCTTATTGCGAAGGCATCATCGCTTCGGAAAACGGCATGATCTGCTTCCTGAACCTCGCCAAGATGTTCAAGGAAAACGAAGCCGAAGAGCTGGCCGCCTGA